A stretch of DNA from Streptomyces venezuelae:
CGCCGGGCCCTGGCGGCCGGCCCCGACGTCCTGGTCCTCGACCTCAATCTGCCCGGTATGCCCGGAGTCCAGGTGTGCAAGGAGCTGGTCGGGGTCAACCCGGCGCTGCGGGTGCTGGTGCTGTCGGCGAGCGGCGAGCACGCCGACGTCCTGGAGGCGGTGAAGTCCGGGGCGACCGGCTACCTGTTGAAGTCCGCCGCCGCCGGGGAGCTGATCGACGCGGTGCGCCGCACCGCCGCCGGCGATCCGGTGTTCACCCCGGGCCTGGCCGGACTGGTGCTCGGCGAGTACCGGCGGCTGGCCGCCGACCCGGCGCCGGCCGCGCCCGACGAGCCGAAGGCCCCGCAACTCACCGACCGGGAGACCGAGGTGCTGCGGCTGGTCGCCAAGGGACTGTCGTACAAGCAGATCGCGGAACGACTGGTCATCTCGCACCGCACGGTGCAGAACCACGTCCAGAACACCCTGGGCAAACTGCAGTTGCACAACCGGGTGGAACTCGTCCGCTACGCCATCGAACGCGGCCTCGACGACGTGTGAGCCTTCATCCCTGCGGGTGAACCTGGTGTACGCAACCACCCGTAATTCCACCGGAGTTGTCCGTTCGCCCCCGCGCGCTGTGACCTGAGTCTCACTAGCGTGACCGCCATGGCGAAGGGAGATTCCATGAAGGTCGGAGTGCTGACCGGCGGCGGGGACTGTCCGGGGCTGAACGCGGTGATCCGCGGGGTCGTCCGCAAGGGCGTGCAGGAGTACGGATACGAGTTCATCGGCTTCCGCGACGGCTGGCGCGGCCCGCTCGACGGGGACACCGTGCCGCTCGACATCCCCGCCGTACGCGGCATCCTGCCCCGCGGCGGCACCATCCTCGGCTCCTCCCGCACCAACCCGTTCAAGCAGGAGAACGGCGTCCGCGCCATCAAGGAGAACCTCGCCAAGCACGAGGTGGACGCCCTGATCGCGATCGGCGGCGAGGACACCCTCGGCGTCGCGGCGCGCCTGTACACGGAGTTCGGAGTGCCGTGCGTCGGGGTCCCCAAGACCATCGACAACGACCTCTCGGGCACCGACTACACCTTCGGCTTCGACACCGCGGTCGGCATCGCGACCGAGGCCATCGACCGGCTGCACACCACGGCCGAGTCCCACATGCGGGTCCTGGTGGTGGAGGTGATGGGCCGGCACGCCGGCTGGATCGCCCTGCACTCCGGGCTGGCGGGCGGCGCCAACGTCATCCTCATCCCCGAGCAGCGCTTCGACGTGGACCAGGTGTGCGCCTGGGTCACCTCCCGGTTCAAGGCGAGCTACGCCCCGATCGTGGTGGTGGCGGAGGGTGCCATGCCCACGGACGGCGACATGGTCCTCAAGGACGCGACGAAGGACTCCTTCGGGCACGTCCGGCTCTCCGGTGTCGGTGAATGGCTGGCCAAGGAGATCGAGGCGCGCACCGGCAAGGAGGCCCGGACCACCGTCCTCGGCCATGTCCAGCGGGGCGGCACCCCGAGTGCGTACGACCGCTGGCTGGCCACCCGCTTCGGACTGCACGCGATCGACGCGGTGCGGGACGGGGACTTCGGGAAGATGGTGGCGCTCCAGGGGACGAAGGTGGTGCGGGTGCCGATCGCGGAGGCGACGGCCAGCCTGAAGACGGTGGACCCGGAGCTGTACCGGGAGGCCGGAGTGTTCTTCGGCTGAGCGGGGCCGTGGCGGACTGCCTGGCCGGCGCCGCTCCGGGAACACCCTGGTCAGCCCGGGGTGACCGGGGCCGTGAGCCCGGTCAGGAGCCCGCGGAGCAGCTCCGCCCCGCGCAGCGTGAGGACGGACTCCGGGTGGAACTGCACCCCGGCGAAGCCCGCCGCGGAGCGGAGGGCGTGGACCTCGCGGGTGTCCGGGTCGAAGGAGACCTCCACCCCCTGCTCCGCCAGCCGGTCCGCGAGCTCCGCATCGCAGGCGGCCGTGTACGTGTTGTAGAAGCCGACCACCTCCGGCGCCCCGAACAGGTCGATCCGCAGCTGTGCGCCCTGGGCCGGCTCCGCCTTGCGGACCAGCGGCAGGCCGAGCTCGGCGGCCAGCAGCTCATGGCCGAGGCAGATGCCCAGCAGGCCCCGCCGGTGCCCGGCCAGCAGGTCGGCCGTCAGCCCGCGCAGCAGCCGCATCTTCGGGTCGGCGGTGTCCGCCGGGTTCCCCGGGCCGGGGCCCAGGACGACCGGGCCGGGATGGGCCAGGGCGGCCTCCCGCAGCCCCGGGGCGTCGTAGCGGCGTACGGTCACCGTGAACCCGGCCACCCGCAGCACATGCGCCAGCATCGCGGTGAAGGTGTCCTCGCCGTCCACCACCAGCGCATGGCCGGCGGGCTCCGTCGGCCGGTCCTGCATCCGCAGCCAGAACGGGGCCAGGTCCGCCCGCCGCGCGGCCAGTGCCGCCCGTACCCGGGGGTCGTCGGCCAGCCTGCCGGCCCCCTCACGGGCGGGCCGCGGCGCGGCCGGGCGGACCCCCAGCGCGGCCAGCACCCCCGCCGCCTTGGCATGGGTTTCGGCCACTTCTCCGGCCGGATCGGAGTGCCGGACCAGGGTGGCGCCCACCCCCACCCGCAGGGTGCCGTCCGCCGCGATGTCGGCGGTCCGGATCAGGATGGGGGAGTCCAGGGTCTGGGCCCCGGCGGCATCCCGCCCCAGCAGGGCCAGCGCCCCCGCGTAGTAGCCGCGCCCGCCCGCTTCGTACCGCCGGATCACCCGGCAGGCGTTCTCCACCGGCGAGCCGGTCACGGTGGCCGCGAACATGGTCTCCCGCAGGACCTCCCGCACGTCCAGGGAGGACCGTCCGCGCAGCTCGTACTCCGTGTGCGCCAGGTGCGACATCTCCTTCAGCCGCGGCCCGACCACCACCCCGCCGCGATCGCCGACCGTGCACATCATCTTCAGTTCCTCGTCGACCACCATGGAGAGCTCCTCGGTCTCCTTGGGGTCCGCCAGGAAGGACAGCAGCGAGTCGGCCGTGGGCCCGCCGGCCGGATAGCGGTAGGTGCCGCTGATCGGGTTCATCACCACGGTGCCGCCGGACATCCGGACGTGTACCTCCGGGCTGGCCCCCACCAGCGTCCGCGTGCCGGTGTGCACCACGTACGTCCAGTACGCACCGCGCTCGGCCGTCAGCAGCCGCCGGAACAGGGCGAGTGCGTCGGCCCGGCCGAACCCGTCGATCCGGCCCCGGTAGGTGCGGCGGATCACGAAGTTCGCGCCCGCGCCGCGGCCGATCTCCTCCTCGATGACCCGTTCGACGGTGGCCGCGTACTCCTCGTCGCCGATGTCGAAGCCGCCGTCGGTGACGCCGACCGGATGGCCGGGCAGGGCGGCCAGCACCTCGGCGAGCGGGAACTCGTACGCCTCCTCGGCGGCCAGCACGCTCAGCGGGGTGCCGTCGTCCACCGCCTCGAAACCGCGCTCGCGGATCTGCCGGAACGGGACCAGGGCCAGGCTGGGCAGCTCGCCGACCGGCAGGCCGGCCAGCAGCCCGGCCTCGTGGACGGGGCCGAGGAGCAGCTCGACGGTGTCGTGGTCGCGGCCCGGGGTGCGCCGCCGCAGCAGTGCGAAGGGCGGGCCGTCGGGGTCGAGGAGCCGGCCGACCTGACAGAGGGCGGATGCGGTGCGGACGATCATTCGGAGCGGTTCCTTCCGGTAAGGGAGGGAGGAACGGCCCGCGGAAAGCAGAAAGGCCGCCCCTCGGGCGGCCTTCGCGTCGGTTTCGGGAACGCGCAGTCAGTGGGCCGCCGGATAAGCGGTCCACCACCAGTCCAGGCAGGTCTGGCAGGTCTGGTTCGGGTGCGCGAACATGCCGCAGACCCTACACCGGCGGCGGTGTGACCTGACAGACATGCGTCTCACGTTGTGGGCGGCGGGCCGGACTACCGCATTCAGCCCGTAGTGTTTACAGGGTGACCGTGAACGCTGAAACCCAAGCCCCCGCCGCCAAGGCGACCTGGCGAGACCTTCCCGCGGCGCAGCAGCCTTCGTACCCCGATGCCGAGGCTCTGCGCGCTGTCGTCGCGGACCTCGAGTCGTATCCTCCGCTGGTTTTCGCCGGAGAGTGCGATCAGCTGCGCGCCCGTCTGGGAGCCGTCGCCAAGGGCGAGGCGTTCCTTCTCCAGGGTGGCGACTGCGCCGAGGCCTTCGATGCCGTGTCCGCCGACCACATCCGCGCCAAGCTGAAGACCCTGCTCCAGATGTCGGCCGTCCTGACCTACGCGGCCTCGGTGCCGGTGGTCAAGGTCGGGCGTATCGCCGGCCAGTACTCCAAGCCGCGCTCCAAGGACACCGAGACCCGCGACGGCGTGACCCTGCCGACCTACCGCGGTGACTCCGTCAACGGCTTCGCCTTCACCGAAGAGGCCCGTGTCCCGGACCCCGAGCGGCTGAAGCGGATGTACCACGCCTCCGCCTCCACCCTGAACCTGGTGCGTGCCTTCACCACCGGTGGCTACGCCGACCTGCGCCAGGTGCACGCCTGGAACCAGGACTTCGTGAAGTCCTCTCCCTCCGGGCAGCGCTACGAGCAGCTCGCGCGGGAGATCGACAACGCGCTGAACTTCATGAAGGCCTGTGGCACCGACCCGGCCGAGTTCAAGGCGGTGGAGTTCTACGCCTCGCACGAGGCGCTGCTGCTCGACTACGAGGGTGCGCTGACCCGCACCGACTCGCGGACCGGCAAGCTGTACGACACCTCCGGGCACATGGTCTGGATCGGTGAGCGCACCCGCCAGCTGGACCACGCCCACATCGAGTTCTGCTCGCAGATCGCCAACCCGATCGGTATCAAGCTGGGCCCGACCACCACGGTGGACGAGGCGCTGACCTACATCGACCGGCTGGACCCGGAGCGGCAGCCGGGCCGGCTGACCTTCGTGGTCCGGATGGGCGCGGACAAGGTCCGTGACCGGCTGCCCGAGCTGGTCGAGAAGGTCACCGCCTCCGGTGCCACCGTGGCCTGGGTGACCGACCCGATGCACGGCAACACCTTCGAGGCCGCCTCCGGCCACAAGACCCGCCGCTTCGACGACGTGCTCGAC
This window harbors:
- a CDS encoding response regulator produces the protein MSSENAVDGSPIRVMVVDDHPMWRDAVARDLGAAGFDVVATAGDGPQAVRRALAAGPDVLVLDLNLPGMPGVQVCKELVGVNPALRVLVLSASGEHADVLEAVKSGATGYLLKSAAAGELIDAVRRTAAGDPVFTPGLAGLVLGEYRRLAADPAPAAPDEPKAPQLTDRETEVLRLVAKGLSYKQIAERLVISHRTVQNHVQNTLGKLQLHNRVELVRYAIERGLDDV
- a CDS encoding 6-phosphofructokinase → MKVGVLTGGGDCPGLNAVIRGVVRKGVQEYGYEFIGFRDGWRGPLDGDTVPLDIPAVRGILPRGGTILGSSRTNPFKQENGVRAIKENLAKHEVDALIAIGGEDTLGVAARLYTEFGVPCVGVPKTIDNDLSGTDYTFGFDTAVGIATEAIDRLHTTAESHMRVLVVEVMGRHAGWIALHSGLAGGANVILIPEQRFDVDQVCAWVTSRFKASYAPIVVVAEGAMPTDGDMVLKDATKDSFGHVRLSGVGEWLAKEIEARTGKEARTTVLGHVQRGGTPSAYDRWLATRFGLHAIDAVRDGDFGKMVALQGTKVVRVPIAEATASLKTVDPELYREAGVFFG
- a CDS encoding anthranilate synthase family protein, which encodes MIVRTASALCQVGRLLDPDGPPFALLRRRTPGRDHDTVELLLGPVHEAGLLAGLPVGELPSLALVPFRQIRERGFEAVDDGTPLSVLAAEEAYEFPLAEVLAALPGHPVGVTDGGFDIGDEEYAATVERVIEEEIGRGAGANFVIRRTYRGRIDGFGRADALALFRRLLTAERGAYWTYVVHTGTRTLVGASPEVHVRMSGGTVVMNPISGTYRYPAGGPTADSLLSFLADPKETEELSMVVDEELKMMCTVGDRGGVVVGPRLKEMSHLAHTEYELRGRSSLDVREVLRETMFAATVTGSPVENACRVIRRYEAGGRGYYAGALALLGRDAAGAQTLDSPILIRTADIAADGTLRVGVGATLVRHSDPAGEVAETHAKAAGVLAALGVRPAAPRPAREGAGRLADDPRVRAALAARRADLAPFWLRMQDRPTEPAGHALVVDGEDTFTAMLAHVLRVAGFTVTVRRYDAPGLREAALAHPGPVVLGPGPGNPADTADPKMRLLRGLTADLLAGHRRGLLGICLGHELLAAELGLPLVRKAEPAQGAQLRIDLFGAPEVVGFYNTYTAACDAELADRLAEQGVEVSFDPDTREVHALRSAAGFAGVQFHPESVLTLRGAELLRGLLTGLTAPVTPG
- a CDS encoding class II 3-deoxy-7-phosphoheptulonate synthase translates to MTVNAETQAPAAKATWRDLPAAQQPSYPDAEALRAVVADLESYPPLVFAGECDQLRARLGAVAKGEAFLLQGGDCAEAFDAVSADHIRAKLKTLLQMSAVLTYAASVPVVKVGRIAGQYSKPRSKDTETRDGVTLPTYRGDSVNGFAFTEEARVPDPERLKRMYHASASTLNLVRAFTTGGYADLRQVHAWNQDFVKSSPSGQRYEQLAREIDNALNFMKACGTDPAEFKAVEFYASHEALLLDYEGALTRTDSRTGKLYDTSGHMVWIGERTRQLDHAHIEFCSQIANPIGIKLGPTTTVDEALTYIDRLDPERQPGRLTFVVRMGADKVRDRLPELVEKVTASGATVAWVTDPMHGNTFEAASGHKTRRFDDVLDEVKGFFEVHKALGTHPGGIHVELTGDDVTECVGGGDEIFVDDLHQRYETACDPRLNRSQSLDLAFLVAEMYRDQ